From Mucilaginibacter rubeus, a single genomic window includes:
- a CDS encoding relaxase/mobilization nuclease domain-containing protein, protein MVAKIKSGKSLINALNYNENKVRKGHARFIGASGYAKDLEKLSFHDKLLRLTDLASRNQLTKTNALHVSLNFSPGEKLDVPALNAIADRYMQKIGFGDQPYLIYRHEDAGHPHIHILATNIQPDGRRISMHNIGKQRSEPARKAIEIEFGLVQAEGQQQVVSLEKEAALKPLSYGEDETKKALSGVVSRVIRDYKFTSLPEFNAILGSFNVLADRGSKASVMYQQNGLRYWVTDSRGAKMGVPVKASALPKKPTIRLLEKRFQLNELLRRPFREQLKSKIDQASFPSDSLSRFEKELHQKNIRIIIRKNTEGRVYGLTFIDEVNKVVFNGSDLGKKYSAAAIIQQFGDQQRAANTQQAGHDQLWHIKEVADSSHVGQGKTLLEELLSATAQQETVPYPLRKKKKRRHLNL, encoded by the coding sequence ATGGTCGCAAAAATTAAAAGCGGAAAAAGCCTGATCAACGCCTTGAATTACAACGAAAACAAGGTCAGGAAAGGGCACGCCCGTTTTATCGGGGCAAGCGGCTATGCCAAAGACCTGGAAAAACTGTCGTTCCATGATAAGCTGTTGCGGCTGACCGACCTTGCTTCACGGAACCAGCTAACAAAAACAAACGCGCTGCATGTATCGCTCAATTTTAGTCCCGGGGAAAAACTGGATGTACCTGCACTGAATGCGATTGCGGATAGGTACATGCAAAAAATCGGCTTCGGTGATCAGCCTTATTTGATTTACCGGCATGAGGATGCCGGTCATCCGCACATCCATATCCTTGCTACCAACATCCAACCGGATGGCAGACGCATCAGTATGCATAACATCGGCAAACAAAGATCGGAACCGGCGCGAAAAGCGATAGAAATCGAATTCGGGCTGGTTCAGGCAGAGGGTCAACAGCAGGTGGTGAGTTTGGAAAAAGAGGCGGCGCTGAAACCTTTAAGCTATGGCGAGGACGAAACCAAAAAAGCATTAAGCGGGGTCGTCAGCCGGGTAATCCGGGATTACAAGTTCACAAGTCTCCCGGAATTCAATGCCATCCTGGGCAGTTTTAATGTTTTAGCGGACCGGGGGTCGAAAGCGTCGGTCATGTACCAACAAAACGGCCTGCGTTATTGGGTAACAGATAGCCGGGGTGCAAAAATGGGCGTGCCGGTTAAAGCAAGCGCGCTGCCTAAAAAACCGACGATCAGGCTTCTGGAGAAGCGGTTCCAACTGAATGAATTATTGCGGAGACCATTCAGGGAGCAGCTGAAGTCGAAGATCGACCAGGCCTCATTTCCTTCCGATTCGTTGAGCCGCTTTGAAAAAGAGCTGCATCAGAAAAACATTAGAATTATCATCCGGAAAAACACCGAGGGCAGGGTTTACGGGCTGACCTTCATCGATGAAGTGAACAAGGTGGTTTTTAACGGCAGTGACCTGGGTAAAAAGTACAGCGCAGCCGCTATCATTCAGCAGTTTGGCGACCAGCAACGAGCTGCAAACACACAACAGGCAGGCCATGACCAGCTCTGGCATATCAAAGAAGTTGCTGATAGCAGCCATGTTGGTCAAGGCAAAACGCTCCTGGAAGAACTGTTAAGCGCAACTGCGCAGCAGGAGACGGTACCCTATCCTTTGAGAAAAAAGAAAAAGCGAAGGCATTTGAATCTTTAA
- the mobC gene encoding conjugal transfer protein MobC has protein sequence MQTGENEQAFRKIIDFTRFLGIVVLILHFYFICYRAFTFWQWHYEILNRLFQAIYKLPIFKTVTMTKITALLLLVVSLIGTRGKKDEKARLKDSLLRSTAGLLIYFMSAFLLKLRGGVQEIATAYITATASGYLLFLSGAGIAFKLINVNLTRDIFNRENETFPQEERCLENEYSINLPARYQLKNKIRDSWINIINPFRGTLVPGTPGAGKSYFVIRHIITQHIKKGFSMFIYDFKFDDLTKIAFNTLKKNHKQYAVKPKLWIINFDDLSRTHRCNPIIPSDMKDITDAMESARTFMLGLNREWIKRQGDFFVESPINFLTALIWFLKKHAGGKYCSVPHAIELSQAEYGVLFPLLAKEPEIEVLINPFISAWKNEAFDQLEGQIASAKISLARLSSPQLYYVLSGNDFSLDINNPLEPKIVCMGNNPQKQQVYGAVLSLYISRMIKLVNQKDKLKSSLIFDEFPTIYVGGGSGIDGLLATARSNRVATTLAVQTFDQLKKDYGKDQADVIMNMVGNIVSGQVTGDTAKQLSERFGKINQEKQSLTINSQDTSVSRSTQLDFAVPAAKISTLSSGQFVGMVADDPQNKIELKVFHNEIINDHEAIKNEEQDYEELPLIKEVTEEMVRKNFLQIKLDIENILKAE, from the coding sequence ATGCAAACAGGGGAAAATGAACAGGCGTTCCGGAAGATCATCGACTTCACCAGGTTTCTGGGCATTGTCGTATTGATCCTTCATTTTTACTTCATATGTTATCGGGCATTTACTTTCTGGCAATGGCATTACGAAATCCTGAACCGGCTGTTTCAGGCCATCTATAAGCTACCCATATTCAAAACGGTCACCATGACCAAGATAACAGCCCTGCTGTTGCTGGTCGTTTCGTTGATAGGTACGCGTGGAAAAAAGGACGAAAAAGCCCGGCTTAAAGATTCACTTTTGCGCAGCACTGCCGGCCTACTCATCTACTTTATGAGCGCATTCCTGTTAAAGCTTCGCGGTGGTGTGCAGGAGATCGCTACGGCTTACATAACGGCAACGGCTTCCGGATACCTCCTTTTCCTATCAGGGGCCGGCATCGCTTTTAAGCTGATCAATGTCAACCTCACCCGGGATATTTTTAACAGGGAAAACGAAACATTTCCCCAGGAGGAACGATGCCTGGAAAACGAATACAGCATTAACCTCCCGGCGCGATACCAGTTAAAAAATAAAATAAGGGACAGCTGGATCAATATCATCAATCCGTTTCGAGGCACACTTGTTCCCGGCACACCTGGAGCGGGAAAATCGTATTTCGTCATCAGGCACATCATCACTCAGCACATCAAAAAGGGCTTCAGCATGTTCATTTATGACTTCAAATTTGATGACCTCACCAAAATAGCCTTTAATACGTTGAAGAAGAATCACAAGCAATATGCAGTTAAGCCAAAGCTCTGGATCATCAATTTCGACGACCTGAGCAGGACCCACCGGTGCAACCCGATCATACCTTCTGACATGAAGGATATTACCGATGCCATGGAATCAGCCCGAACATTTATGCTCGGGCTGAACCGTGAATGGATCAAACGCCAGGGCGATTTCTTTGTGGAATCACCAATCAATTTCCTGACGGCACTAATATGGTTCTTGAAAAAACACGCAGGTGGAAAATACTGCTCCGTTCCGCATGCGATCGAGCTCTCGCAGGCCGAATATGGCGTCCTCTTCCCGCTCCTGGCCAAAGAACCGGAAATCGAGGTACTGATCAATCCATTCATTTCCGCCTGGAAGAACGAAGCATTCGATCAGCTGGAAGGTCAGATCGCGAGCGCCAAGATCAGCCTGGCCAGGTTATCGTCCCCTCAACTTTACTATGTACTTTCGGGTAACGACTTTAGCCTGGATATCAACAATCCGCTCGAACCCAAAATTGTTTGTATGGGTAACAATCCGCAAAAGCAGCAGGTTTATGGCGCGGTGCTAAGCTTATACATTTCCAGGATGATCAAGCTGGTCAATCAAAAAGACAAACTCAAAAGCAGCCTGATCTTCGATGAATTTCCTACGATCTATGTGGGCGGCGGATCGGGCATCGACGGATTGCTCGCCACCGCAAGAAGTAACAGGGTAGCAACCACGCTGGCAGTGCAGACCTTCGATCAGTTAAAGAAAGATTACGGTAAAGACCAGGCCGATGTGATCATGAATATGGTCGGTAATATCGTATCCGGCCAGGTCACCGGGGATACCGCCAAACAACTGAGTGAGCGCTTCGGAAAGATCAACCAGGAAAAACAAAGCCTGACCATCAACAGCCAGGATACCTCTGTCAGTAGATCAACCCAATTGGATTTTGCCGTTCCTGCCGCCAAAATATCCACGTTATCTTCCGGTCAGTTTGTAGGCATGGTCGCCGATGACCCGCAAAATAAAATCGAGCTCAAAGTGTTCCACAACGAGATTATCAATGATCACGAGGCCATTAAGAATGAGGAACAGGACTACGAAGAACTGCCTTTGATCAAAGAAGTGACTGAAGAAATGGTCAGAAAAAATTTTCTCCAGATCAAACTCGACATCGAAAATATTCTGAAAGCGGAATAA